The region CTTTCTAATCCGATATGTGCTAGTGCCGCTGAGGAAAACACAGCTCCAGGCCAGCAGGAAAACCAAAGAAAACTTCTTCAGGGAAAGTTAGATGACTAAGAACACCAtccattaaaagaataatTTATCCGCCTTACCATCATTCCAATTCCAAGTTCAATCGCCAACTAATTGGAGTCTGCTTAGAAAACTTCCATCACACATGCTGGCCATTCCGCCATCTGTTCCTCACCCCATAGATCACTTTCGGAGCTCCATGTgtcatttttaagaatatataatTCTGTATTTTTTGCGGTCCTTAGTTAATCTTCACAATTCTGCTGTATTTCTTTTCAAGTTTTAACGATTGAATCTGGATTCTAGCTTTGCGGTGAAACATACACAGTATATAGTAGAAAACGAAATTAGATTAAACAGTTTTACGGGCATAGCCGCACTAGGTTTGCtcttgattttgttttgttttttttttatatttttaattgctacATTTAGCCACTAACGTTTAAGGTAGAAATGAAAACGCCTAAGCAACTAAAATACCGCGCTCGCATTCCTCTCTATACATGTACACTtgataaacttttaaaattacaagaaATACGGCCCAGGAGCCAGCTGATTAATAGTTAGGCTAAGGGCTAGGGGGTAAGCTTGATCAATTTACAGATAATCGCTTGGTTTAGTTGGTATATCGTTTTGTGTGCAGGTGCGAATACATTTCAAATCTTCAGCTAACTGCTCTCTTGGCATTTACatgatttatttatgcatATAGTATTTTAAGTGTGTTTTATTAAGATTAGCTTAGTTTTGTATCATTAGCTCACTTTGGCTTGAAGCCCAAGTGGGGTTGGTTTGTTGTTTCTGCCTAACCGCTGACCATCTTTCGAACCGAACCCACTCACCATGCTGCGAGGGTGTGGTGAATGTGTTCGATGATCTCGTGACGACCGTCGATTAGTCTACATTATCAGTAACTTGCTTAGCTCTACGTAATTAGCTTTTATTTACATTGATTATTTCAAGGGTTTCGCTTCTGCTTCGCTTCGTTTGTTTGTTGTGTGTTTGCTTATCTGTGTTTTTTGTGGGTTCGTAGAACTAAATAACTTAGACGATTGCTTAAAATACGCAATGCTGTTGTGAGTGCAAACCAATCcgtttaaaacaaattaaaattgttgcGGCTGATctgtgttgtgtgtgtgttgtgttGGGCTTAAAATTCACAAATCGTTTAAAAAGACTTAAATCACGAAAACGAAAGTTGTTTGCTTTGGGTTTTGGTCTTAGATGCGTCTGCTGCGCACGCCCTCGGCCCGGGTCTTCCACTCCGGGTCGTTGGGGTCGTCGTCCTCGAAGGGATCGTCGGCCATGTCCTCCTCCAGCGcctccggatcgcccagataGGCATCGATCGCCGCATCGTACAGATCCTGCTCGACATCCGGCGTCGACGGCTCCTCATCGTCCAGCGGCGCCAGATGGTGCTTGGGATagtcgtcgtcctcctcctccagcagcATGTCCTCCTCTTCCGGCTCGGAAACTTCCGTTTCTTTCCCAACTGCTCCTTTTGCTCCGGTTATATTTGCCGTTGCAGGATGACCATTGAGCCGGCCATTCAACTGGCCATTCAGCTTAACCTTGGTCTTGCTGCTGCGGCGACTACTGCTGCCTCCGGCGGAGGTGGGAGCTTCGCAGTTCGAGGATATTGACTTGCTCTTGGCCCGCTTTGGACCCGACAGCGACCTGGGCGTCGCATACGTCTCGGCCAGCAATCGCTGGTAGACCTCCTCGGAGAGCGGAAAGTGCAGGGGCTCAAAGGGCGATGGCATCAGCGCATAGGGCTATTTAAAAGAGAAAGTTTTAGTTGGACATTAGACTATAAAAACCAATCCCAAACTTACCTCCCGCAGATCGGGCGTAGTGCTGCGCCGTTCCACCTGATCCTTGAGCTTGCTGGACGTAGTCCGACGACGGGCCTGGCGCGCCTGTCCGCCCGCCAGCAGCTCGCCGCTGTCGTTGAACCCGTCCAGTGGATGGGCCAGCGGCGAGGGAATGCTTTCGTTGTCGTGCCCAATTCCGCCCAAGTGCGGAGCTGGCGAGGCGGGATCCGGTGTATTGGCGCCACTCGATTCGGCGCGACTGTCGACGCGTCGATTCGCCCGTGATCGAGTGCTCCAGGGAAACTTGAGGAAGGTCTCGAAGCGGCGGCGCTCCTCGATGAGAGCGCGCTGGTGCCGTAAGATGAACGCATCATCCGAAAGGTCTTCCTTGCcatgctcctcctcctcaatCTCGTGCGTCTCCGGATGCAGCTCCGCCAACTGCCCATTGGCCTTGGACTTGGTGACCTCTCCGGATGCCGTTTCCAGCTTGGGTCGCTTGGGCAGTGGTTGCTCTGTGGCTGGCTGAGCAATCTCCTCCTGCTTCTCGGCAGTTTTATCatttggattttttgccaaattaCCATTGAGCTTGGGCTTGACCACCTTCTCCTTCAGCTCCTCTGCCTTTTTCTGCATTTCGTGATCCTCTGCAGCCTTGGCCTCCTCCTTTTTGGCATTGCCATTTACCAGcccattcttattattattgttgtttgtattgttgttgttattgtgcTTGACTGCTTGCTTCTCCTTCAAACCATAGACCTTTGGTGGTGGCTGCACGACCGACTGTTGTTGTGATTGCTCATGTTTTTCCGATGGCGGCTGGGGTTTGGGTGGCTCCTCTGACGTTGATGCGGCTACACTGCCATTGCTCAGTTTGCCGTCCGCTGACTCATCCGACGAATGCTTTCTCTTATCATTATCACTGTCTACAATGCGCCACCTGGGAGTAAAGATAGGGGGTGTTTAGAATATACTAGAGATGTGTAATACTGAATCTTGGATTCCAATTACATATCATTAACATGGAATACTTACTTGGGTATGGGTATCTCCTTGTAGGGAAGAATCTCCATTTTCGACTGGGCTAGCATACTGTAGGGTATAACGATGTTGTTGATGTCATAGATGGGACGAACGCGACGCTCCGAGGTTCTGTAAGggaaaataaagaataaaatttaataatataataataataatgagaTCCTTATTTCGGAACCCTTGTAAGAAGAATGATTTCCGTTGAACAAATCAATGTCAGGAGGATTTCAGACCAGTAACATCCATATAATCAAAACTGATTCGTGCATTCTTGAGATCTTTCCACCATTTTCGCTATTTACCTCTCATTTCGATGGCTGTGGGTGGGCGAGGAGTTGCGACGACTCCTGCTCTGGTCCCCCCACTGATCCCCGTAGCCATTGAGATGAtggttgttgatgttgctgccgtgttgatgctgctgctgctgtgtggaattgctgctgctgctgtttgtgGACTTGCGTGACTTCTTAGCGCCGCTGGCTGCCGAGATCGAGGTTGAGGAGGGACTGTGGTGGCGTTGTCGTTGGCGTTGGCGAGAGTCTGGCCACTGCGAGCTGGAATTGCTCGCTCCAGTTgggtgttgttgctgctgttgtggtGCTTGCCTCTTGCCCTTggccgctgctgctggtgttgcaaTAAATCCGTGATTTGAATGCGGAACAGGGACGAAACGGAGACAAGAACGGaatggcaaataaaacaattggTGGTGGAGTTTGTCGTAGTTGTTGttggaggtggtggtggtggtatTGTGGAATTTCGTGTTTTGGTTGATCGAtgcaaagaaaaagaagaagaagagatGCAAAagattgttgttgttttatgTTAATAACAATTATCGAATTTCGTCATGTTTACAATAATTTACTGTTGGCCACAAGTGGCGTTGTAGTAGGCGTAGTAGAAGAAGAAGTAGTAGCAGTACCAGTACCGTTTCCGCTCTCCCCTCCCCCGACGCCACTGCTTCCGGTTCCGCTTCCGcatgctcctcctcctgcagcagcagctttaGTTCCGCTGCCAGCCTCCTTATTTGAGTTGTTGTTGCGCTCCTTGCGTCGTATATAACGCCGCTTGACCGCATCGCCCGATCGCCGGCTGCCCGCCGGTCCGCCAATGCCGCCGGAGGCCAGCGTCTCGCGCTCCGCCTTCCACATGGCCTTGACAATGGCCTTGGCCTGGCAGCGCATGACTCGGTACTGCCAGTCCGGCTGGCGGGCAATGGCCTCCAGGTGCACTGACTGGCTGACATCTGGGAGAAGGAAAGAAAATAGGATTGATTAGCcattattcaaattaattaattcctacTCCAGTTTTCACTTTGCCAAGAATTCCTTTTGTTACAGTGACCTTTCTCTAGCTTTCTTAATCAGAGAATTagttgaatattttaattgccactaaaatattaaaaaaaattatattttctttagttGTCCAATAGGTTATGTTTCGGAaatgaatatattttgaacTATAAAGTGAGAtcaaattcttaaaagtgACTTATATAAGTAATTATAGCGCAAATTGCAAAAATATCGATCACAAATAACAAGAAATCTGCAAGGTGAAAACCAGTGGAAACTCCCACTCACCACTGGCGAAACTGAGCACTGGATGGTAGCCAGCATCGAGCAGCGCCACCCGGTTGGCCGGCATCATCGTCTCGACCAGATCCCGGGGCGCTGTGGGATCCGCGCGACCTGTGCACAGGGTGCATGGCACCTGCGGCCACTGGCAGCCACACTTGATGTTGCTGGGCCGCGCGGCCTTCTTGGAAATCGTGTGCATGTTCGTGGTCTGGAAGAGCTTGCGCTTGTGGAACTGGGACAGCACCAATGGCCGGGCCCGACTGCACAGATAGTCGCCGGAGGGCTCCTCCCTGATGCCATTTGCAGGCGGTGGCAGCGGAGGCGATGTCCTGGCCGTGGCCTCCAGCTGCACCTCGCCCTTGGACTGGGTCAGCTCCGAGAAGAGGTCGCTGTGCTGCCGGATCTTCATCTCCAGGTCGGTCAGCTGGGAGCAGAGCCACGACCAGCGCAGGGCTATGGCTGCCCGATCTTTCGAGTACCGCCAAACAGCGCGCCGAGTGCTGGAAGATATCAAAATGAATATGGATTATAAGCAAggatataaaaacattaatataCGTAGTAGAATTTCGGTATCCATAATTAtatcattatttaaaaacattgtgcaaatatttatgaattattatttggtacccaaaaaacattaaaaaagtaaaataactattttaaacCCCATAAAATGTTGTCATCTACTCAGGGCTACCAAAAAGCATATTTAAAAAGGctgtcaaaaataaatacttataaaTCTTTCTGTGGAAAGAACTGCTAAACATAAAAAGCCCCAGTTCGGAACCactaatttttcaaaaagtgaCAGAAAAGGAGGGCTTCCAAGCTCAAAAGAATAGTAttacaaacaaatataaaCAGTTGTATAGTTCAATTCCCTAGAGCATCTACAATATCATATGGAATATAGTAAAGTTAGATTGGAACTCGGCGCTTACATGGATAGCGACAGTTGCTGGGTGTTGTTGTAGGTGACCATCTCGTCGGCAGATTCGCCCCCGGAACTCGACTCCGTGGCGTCCGAATCGATAGCGTTCTGCACCTCTCGAAGTTCCGTGTGCAGCAGACCGGCCACGTGGGTGAGTTCACTGGTCACATAGGTGTCGTAGTTGGGCACGATGTCGTCCGCCCGCGGCGTATTCGAATCCTTTGCGTCGGATCCCGTCGTGCCCGGCGCCAGTCCAGATGAGGCCAACGTTGacgttgttgttgatgttgcggCTCCCGTTGACATGGCAGGTTCCAATTGATTCTTTCGCGGACGCTTGGCCGGCAGCGTTGAGCTGTTCGTGTTGTTGTACCAGCTGGAGGATGGTGCCAGGGTAGCGGAGCTTCCGTTGGCCGAATGGCAGATTTGCTGATGCCGAGCCGCCGTCGAAATGTGCCGAATCACACTGCTCATCTGACTCGCGGGCAGCGGATGCTTGTTCTGCTCCTCCCAGAAGGTGGGGCCCGGACGTCCGGAGACAATCGACAGGACGGTGGCCTGCTGCTCGGACAGCGTGGCACTTCTCGCCGGAACTGGAGCCTTGTGGGAGGTGCGGGCGGACCACTCCATTATGCCGGCCACCTCCTCGCTGGTGTGGCGGCACATGGCGCGCGCCTGGAGCTTGCGCATCCTGCGCAGCAAAAACTCAATCCGGCGCGAAATcacatgctgctgctgttccaACTCGGCGTGGACATCCTGCCAgggtcgctgctgctgctcctgctttACGATCACATTGGCCTGGgaaatgctgctgctgctgccgctggccAGGATGTCACTGCAGCTGGGCTTCGCGTCCGGCAGCTCGACCACGTTTCCAGGAGCCGCTGCCGGCAAGGGCGCAGCCGGAGCTGCCTCTTCCCACACCTCGTCGAAGAACTCGCAGATGGTATCGGGATTGACATGGCCGCCGTCGAATGTCTTCAGCGCCTTGAGCACCTCCTCGATGTCCTGATCCTCCAACACAGCGCCGGCAGCTCCGTCCTTGAGAAAATTAATGGAAGTGGAGGTGCTTTGCGGCGTCATCTGTTGGGCTGGCGGCTGCTGAGGCCTGCTGGGCGTGCCCGGCGGCTCCTGCACGGGCAGCGGAGCAGGAGGCGGAGCCACAGGCTCCTCGGGCATCGCACTGGCATTGCCATCCAGCTGGCTGAGACGCTCTGAAACAGTAAGGCAAGTAGACATTGAATAGAGACATTTCATTTGGAGTAACTCCATTGACCTACCTTCTATATTATCTGTTTCTATCTTTGGCAGCTCCTCCTCTGCTGAGGCTACCGGCGGTGTATCACCTGGCAAACTGCTGCCGGAACTGGCAGAATTGGTGGCCACTGGCAGGACAACGGCAGGCGTGGCCGGCTCCTTGCCCAGAGTCACATCGGGCAGGGTTTTCCTCAGGCAAATATCGGCGGATATGGTCTCCTCAAAGTTGATGGTCAGATCCGCCAGCAGCTGGGCCGTTGAGTTGTCCTTGGGAGTGGAGCTGTTGCTGGTGGAtgtgctgctgttgttgttgttgttttctaCAGTGGAAGTGGAGGCCACCGCTGCCTCCGCCGTGGTATTGGGCGCACTGCTGCTGTGTGGAGTGGGGGCGGCACTCAGGCCCATTGGTTCATTGGAACGCCACTTCCTCTTGTTGTTGACAGCAGGCGAGGAtctctgttgctgctgctgctgcggcgtcTGTTGCTGCGGGGAAGAGGCCACTGAGGCAGCTGCCGCCGAGGAGCGGGTGACCCTCGTGGTGGCCGTGGCCGGAGTGGGCGTCGCTGGCTTCTTGGCCACTGCACCGCCGGCGGCACCTCCTCCTCCAATGCCTCCGCTCTCCAGAGAGCTGCGGGCCGAGGGCGAGGCTGTGCTGGTTAGCTTCTCCTTGGGACTTAGTGGCTCGGCTGTGAGCGCTGGGGCCATCGTTCTGATGCTGATGCGTCGGCCGGCTGTTGCGGCATTTGGTCCGCTCGACTCCTGGTGGCTTCTACTCGATGCTAGTCCTGTCGAGGATTTGGAAATAGAAACGGGCTATTATTTCGGCAAATCGTCGGGCAATTCAGCGTTTCGAAGGCAAACGACAGGCACACTGTTTGATTTACGAAATTGCGCCGACTGCTCGGCTATCGGTTGCTATATTTGAGTAGTTTTTTCTTTGGTTTTATCTCGCTTAAACTGCCCGCCTCCCCAAGAATTCAAAAAATCGGAATCGTTTTGTCTTTTCCGGCGTGTTATGTACATATGCTACATACATACATGCACACGCActcaacacacacacacacacacacatagcGACGCTCTGGCCAGCCAGAGAGCCGAGCCGAGTCAATGGGAGCGAGAGAGAGGTCAGAACGCGCGCTATTGCACACCATGATgcgcaataaaaaaaactgtatAGAACCCGcacaaacacacgcacacgccgAGATGGACAagcagacagacggacagactaCTTTACATACTGACGAAATCATTGCGGCTCATCTCGAAAATCACAGTTTTCCAAGATTTTGCCTCGGCGGCTGGCGAAAAAAGGCCCACTCTTTATGTAATTCCGTTTATTGAGTTTTTCCACCACAATTAGCCGAAGCAAAACGGAAAACTCGCGCCTttacaagcacacacacacacacgcacacatggGGCCAcataaacacacacacgcacacgtgCAACTGTGTGCTCCAATATTTTCAGTTATTTACACAATCGCATTTATTGTATTCCCACATGTCTGCATTACTTCCGATTACATTCAAATCGGTTAAATGTGCTCATGGAGAACTGTATTTGCCCGATTCCAGCCGATTTGGGTGGCGGAAAAAACGTTTTCAGCGCGAAAGTACTCACTGGTACTcactaacacacacacacgcacgcacacatgcACGACAGGCAGTCAGCACGCAAGAATTTTGTAAATTGCTTAAAAATTAAGTAGTATATTTCTTGTTCGTTATACGCACAATTCGGCCGCTCCGCAAAGAATGCCCCTCGCACAATTGGCAGGTAAACTGCGCTTACACAATGGCGTGACTCGCGCTATCGGGAATTTTACGGTACGGAATTACGGTTCTCGCTTCACGGATTTTTTCCctcatttatttttctcatTGCTTTTGCCTTTGCTTTGGGCTGCCCTGCTACGCTTTTGGCAAAACGACGTGTATCGAAGCTGTACTCGTTTCTGTGCCAGACCAAAGTGCGCTGCCGCCCAGCCGGTCGTCTCGCTCTCGCCCGTGCGCCGCCTATGGCGGTGGCTCGGCGCAGGGCCGTGTGTGCGAGCGGGACGGCCGGCTGGGACTGAGTACTTTTCGACGATGTGGCAACGCCGGGCGGCGGGTCTGCTACCAGAAAATGCAACCCTGCTTgggtttgttgtttttgtttggggaatacatatatttttggtgtggTGTGGGAATATTTAGGGGTTTTTGAAATCAATCTTCCAGCCTCTGTTGCCGCTCCTGGTAATCCGTTTTTAACGTCTTATATCAAAGGTGGTGAAGGTATAGGCTGCGATTTCCTGCGCTGGCGTGAACTCGGCCTTTGAGATCTTCGAACTGGGACTTCCCTTGGTCTGGAGCCAGTGTTTCCTGTAAATGGAGAAGGATGGAGAAATGATTTCCCTTAGTTGTTCATAGACCTTAAAAGAAGGACTTTACATTTCGTTCAGCTCCGCCAGGGGAGCCTCCAGTTGTCCCTTGACAGTTCCATCTCGGGTGTTCATGCACCAGCCCTTGACACCCAGCGTTTTGGCCGTCTGCTCCGTGTACTGCTCCAAAAGGAGGATCTTACGATTCTCAAAAGACTATTTAATCCAGCAGACACTTACCTTGCGGAAGAAGACACCTGAAATCGTTAATTAGTAGCTGTTAGATCAATCAGATCGAAAGGATAGCAGGTGCTAACATCAAAATACCTTGCACTTTGCCGAACACTTCGAAATTGCACGCGAACAGCTGCTTGGCAACTCCTGATCCTGCCATTATGTCGTTGGGATCGGATTTTGTAAGCCCCTCCGAACTATCAGCaactgaatatttaaataatgccAGTAAAAACAATGATCTGACAACCAAAAtagaattattataaaatagtGCCATAGTGACCAGGGCGCCAACAAAAAACCAGGGCTGCTCATGGAGAAATACGGAATATACCGTGACAGTAGCAGTGATGACCGTGATTTTTTAGCGAGGTCACCCACCCTTAGCTCATTTTGGAGAAGGTTATTATTAGTTAGTTATTATCAATTACTTACGTTTTAGTTAAAttactttataataaataaaaaaaagtttcgccaaattatagttatattatttgattttttaacatttttaattaccttttcattgatTGTTTTTGTTATGTGTTCATAgacttttataaaatgttcatCTAATATTGATTcactttttattaattcaattCTCTCAATTACTTATTTAATTCCAAATATTTATCGAccgttaaatatttattcagtGATTCACCAATCACAGTTAGCGGGTACACACACCACTCTCCAAGTGTTAGTCCCACCTCTAGTTGAAGCTTACCGTTGCTTTTCTCGCAGGACGCCAAAAAGTGATCGTTGCAAAAGATTAGTAAAAGCCACTAAAATAAAGTAAGTGAAGCCCTATTAAATTTAGTTGAGATGTGCCAGTAGTACCTAATTATCTGcaacttaattttaatgtcGAATTAGAACCCAAAATGGCGGGGGCAAAGAAAAGGGCTGGCTCGCAAATCGCCAGTGTGGTTCGTGCCAAATCGGCAAGAAAAAGTACAGTCGCCGACCCTGTGAGTGCTCCCATCCCCAAAGAGAAGTACGCAGATCCTAAAAAGGCTCCATTACCAAAAAAGGCCGCTCCACTTGAAAAGGAAAAGTATGGAGATGCTAAAAGACAGCAGTTGCCAGAGAAGCCAGCTCCACTTGAAAACGCTTTAAAGAAAAGGGAGCTGCAAAAGGCTTCCCGCCCTGAGACACCAGGAAAGGGAGCTCCAAAACGTCCAAACCCCGAGGTAAAACCTTTGGAAAAACCAACCATCCCCCAGAAGTCCCCAAAAAAGAAGATCAAGAAGTTGCCCAAAGCACCTGAAATCTTGTGGAAAGACATCAAGAATCTGTCTCCCGGCACCGGGGCAATACTAGATTGCTTTATGAGGCAGCACAACGATTCACTCTCAAATATAAAAAGGCGCGACTCGATTATTAGCAAGAAAATGCGCAAAATCACCATGGACGCTTTGAAGAAAAATACGGAAAATGTTAGCCTTAACAAAAAGTAAGATTAAGACCCACTAATTTGTTAAAGCTCCCGCTGTAGTGAAAATATTCCGACAGGTTGGCCAACACCCAGCTGGAACTGACCCATTTGAAGAAGGATCTTGCCGACCAGCAGGAAAAGAACACAGAATACATCAACAGATATCAGAATATCAATCAAAAGTTTACCGAGTGCGAGAAAAACTACGATAATGAGCTCGGGATCATAAGAGCGTGCGTGGAGCAGAAAAACTCCGAGCTTAAGGCCGCCCAAACGCGAATTGGAGAACAGGATCGCGAGGTAAAGTAACTCTCATCTTCTTAAATACGATCTAAatcgtttaaaatatttataatactaATATTGCAGCTAAAGAATATGCAAGAAACCAATCGCGAACTGGCTGGTGCCATGAGCAACTATAaattggaaatggaaaaggcCCAAGCGTATAGCTCTGAGACTCTGGCGCACATTTCTGAACTTACTCAGGCCTATGAGGCCCTCAAGCAGCAGTTTAATGATTTGAGTGCACAAAAGGAAGTCTGTGAGGTTTGGAGGCCATTTCAAATACATTAGAACCtatattcattttatatatacactGTTTACTCATTGCACTTTCTCCCCAGGCAAACATTGTACAACTGAGCAGCGAGTTGAACGCCAAAATGGTTACCTGCGCCGAACTTGAGGATCGTATTGAGCAGTTTCCAATAGAAGCCAATAAGGCTTTGTCGAAACTGCAAAATGAGTTGGAAGCCCACAAATTGCGCTGCCAGGAGCAGCAACGTTTAACCGATCAAGCCGAAAAGGAGCTTGAACTATCTCGAAACGAGATAAACACTTTGAAAACTCGTATGGAGGAAAGGGAAAGAGTCCACATCTCGCTTAATGGTGAACACCAAAAAATGACTGCCAGAATGGTCGAGCTCGTTGATATCAACGAACATTTCTCCAAGGAACTGGCTGACACTAAGTTAAACCACTCTCAAGATATGGAAGAACAAGCTACAAAGCACGAGGTGTGTCACCAAAATGTTAAAAGTATATTCTTCCTTATTCTAATcttctaatttttttgtcaGCTGGCTCTTCGTAAGCTTAAAGGTCAATTGGCCAAGGCGTCTCTTGATTTTACAAACCTAAGGAACAGCAGTGAGGCGTtgcaaaaggaaaaactgTTGCAGGTCTCCCAACTGCAAGGAAAGATTAGTGAATTGGAGTTGCGCCGCAATAATCAGGAGGAGGTTATATCTGGCTTGGCCAATGAACTTGAAGTCAAAACTCACAGCTTTGAGAATGATCTGAAGGCACAGCAGGAACAGCTTTCCAATCAAATGCAGGCCATGAAATCTGAATTCGAAACCGAATCTCAGCGAGCTGCAGCGAAAAATGAGAGACTCACTGCTGCACTCCAGCAAAAGGATGAAATGTTAAAGGCTCAGCAAGACGAGATGCAAAAACTTCTGTCTGAACAAGACAAGCTAAAGGAGACTGTTGCCGATCTTGAGGctaaaaatgagaaaatgacCAATGAATTTTCCGCTTCTAAGATTAAATTAAGTCAAGAGCTTAAGACCCAGAAAGATATCTTAATGGTGGGTATCAAAAAGTGAGAAATAATTTCATGTTGAAATGTAATGTTCAATTTTTCATCTACAGAAAAAGGTTTCCGGCTTGGAGcttgaaattcaaaataaagaaGCCAAAATGCTTGATTTGGAACAGAAGAAGAATGTAAGTATATTAtggttattattttcattaaagCAATCACTTAACTATTGAATATTTCCAACAGAATGAAATGGCCGTACTTCAGTTCAAAATGAACCGAATCAACAGTTTAATTGACCAACCAGTGACCACAATCTCTAAACTTCCAGAACCCAAGGGAGTGTCCAACACTCAGGGCACTCAGAATAAGGTGCAAAAAGGAAGCACTCCGAGTAGGGGGCAAAAGGAAGAATCCGATGGTTTGTCAAGCTCTTCTTCGAAGAAGAGAACTATTTTTCGACATCGATTAACTACCATAGGGTTTTCGTCAGACTTTGAGAGTGAAGACGATCAGCCCGTAAGTAATCATAAATAATCGTAGTCAAGATAATAATACTAACAATATTCTATTGTTACAGATTGTAAAGGAAAACTTCAGTGGAAAACGGGCCAAATTGGCTGCAGTTGTGAAACCACAGAAAGAACCTGATTTGTTTGACATGGTGAAGAGGTCAAACTAGTTAGGATTTTGTTTACTACGTTTTTGAAATCATCTAACTTTTAATTTCCAGAGAATTCCACTGATGAATACTGAGCTCAGAAATtaattcagaatttttaatttaatttaaatctatttcTTTGAAAACTTGTAGCTGcaagttattttttaagaacatGGATTCTTTAGTTTCATTTAACtttatttgtaatttgttGAATCAATGATCTCATAAAAATCATCTAAAATCATATCCTGTGGTAATGGATTaacaaaaaaacgaaaacaataaatttctttagtgaaaaaaaacagatttataTCGATTAGCATACATGATTTCCTTGCTTTAAGGACACTAAACACTCATTAGAT is a window of Drosophila biarmipes strain raj3 chromosome 3R, RU_DBia_V1.1, whole genome shotgun sequence DNA encoding:
- the LOC108026222 gene encoding uncharacterized protein LOC108026222 isoform X9; translated protein: MLATIQCSVSPVMSASQCTWRPLPASRTGSTESCAARPRPLSRPCGRRSARRWPPAALADRRAAGDRAMRSSGVIYDARSATTTQIRRLAAELKLLLQEEEHAEAEPEAVASGEGRAETVLVLLLLLLLLRLLQRHLWPTVNYSAAAKGKRQAPQQQQQHPTGASNSSSQWPDSRQRQRQRHHSPSSTSISAASGAKKSRKSTNSSSSNSTQQQQHQHGSNINNHHLNGYGDQWGDQSRSRRNSSPTHSHRNERTSERRVRPIYDINNIVIPYSMLAQSKMEILPYKEIPIPKWRIVDSDNDKRKHSSDESADGKLSNGSVAASTSEEPPKPQPPSEKHEQSQQQSVVQPPPKVYGLKEKQAVKHNNNNNTNNNNNKNGLVNGNAKKEEAKAAEDHEMQKKAEELKEKVVKPKLNGNLAKNPNDKTAEKQEEIAQPATEQPLPKRPKLETASGEVTKSKANGQLAELHPETHEIEEEEHGKEDLSDDAFILRHQRALIEERRRFETFLKFPWSTRSRANRRVDSRAESSGANTPDPASPAPHLGGIGHDNESIPSPLAHPLDGFNDSGELLAGGQARQARRRTTSSKLKDQVERRSTTPDLREPYALMPSPFEPLHFPLSEEVYQRLLAETYATPRSLSGPKRAKSKSISSNCEAPTSAGGSSSRRSSKTKVKLNGQLNGRLNGHPATANITGAKGAVGKETEVSEPEEEDMLLEEEDDDYPKHHLAPLDDEEPSTPDVEQDLYDAAIDAYLGDPEALEEDMADDPFEDDDPNDPEWKTRAEGVRSRRI
- the LOC108026222 gene encoding uncharacterized protein LOC108026222 isoform X1 — encoded protein: MAPALTAEPLSPKEKLTSTASPSARSSLESGGIGGGGAAGGAVAKKPATPTPATATTRVTRSSAAAASVASSPQQQTPQQQQQQRSSPAVNNKRKWRSNEPMGLSAAPTPHSSSAPNTTAEAAVASTSTVENNNNNSSTSTSNSSTPKDNSTAQLLADLTINFEETISADICLRKTLPDVTLGKEPATPAVVLPVATNSASSGSSLPGDTPPVASAEEELPKIETDNIEERLSQLDGNASAMPEEPVAPPPAPLPVQEPPGTPSRPQQPPAQQMTPQSTSTSINFLKDGAAGAVLEDQDIEEVLKALKTFDGGHVNPDTICEFFDEVWEEAAPAAPLPAAAPGNVVELPDAKPSCSDILASGSSSSISQANVIVKQEQQQRPWQDVHAELEQQQHVISRRIEFLLRRMRKLQARAMCRHTSEEVAGIMEWSARTSHKAPVPARSATLSEQQATVLSIVSGRPGPTFWEEQNKHPLPASQMSSVIRHISTAARHQQICHSANGSSATLAPSSSWYNNTNSSTLPAKRPRKNQLEPAMSTGAATSTTTSTLASSGLAPGTTGSDAKDSNTPRADDIVPNYDTYVTSELTHVAGLLHTELREVQNAIDSDATESSSGGESADEMVTYNNTQQLSLSITRRAVWRYSKDRAAIALRWSWLCSQLTDLEMKIRQHSDLFSELTQSKGEVQLEATARTSPPLPPPANGIREEPSGDYLCSRARPLVLSQFHKRKLFQTTNMHTISKKAARPSNIKCGCQWPQVPCTLCTGRADPTAPRDLVETMMPANRVALLDAGYHPVLSFASDVSQSVHLEAIARQPDWQYRVMRCQAKAIVKAMWKAERETLASGGIGGPAGSRRSGDAVKRRYIRRKERNNNSNKEAGSGTKAAAAGGGACGSGTGSSGVGGGESGNGTGTATTSSSTTPTTTPLVANTAAAKGKRQAPQQQQQHPTGASNSSSQWPDSRQRQRQRHHSPSSTSISAASGAKKSRKSTNSSSSNSTQQQQHQHGSNINNHHLNGYGDQWGDQSRSRRNSSPTHSHRNERTSERRVRPIYDINNIVIPYSMLAQSKMEILPYKEIPIPKWRIVDSDNDKRKHSSDESADGKLSNGSVAASTSEEPPKPQPPSEKHEQSQQQSVVQPPPKVYGLKEKQAVKHNNNNNTNNNNNKNGLVNGNAKKEEAKAAEDHEMQKKAEELKEKVVKPKLNGNLAKNPNDKTAEKQEEIAQPATEQPLPKRPKLETASGEVTKSKANGQLAELHPETHEIEEEEHGKEDLSDDAFILRHQRALIEERRRFETFLKFPWSTRSRANRRVDSRAESSGANTPDPASPAPHLGGIGHDNESIPSPLAHPLDGFNDSGELLAGGQARQARRRTTSSKLKDQVERRSTTPDLREPYALMPSPFEPLHFPLSEEVYQRLLAETYATPRSLSGPKRAKSKSISSNCEAPTSAGGSSSRRSSKTKVKLNGQLNGRLNGHPATANITGAKGAVGKETEVSEPEEEDMLLEEEDDDYPKHHLAPLDDEEPSTPDVEQDLYDAAIDAYLGDPEALEEDMADDPFEDDDPNDPEWKTRAEGVRSRRI